The sequence aaGGAAGACTTGATAATAAGTATGGTAAATTAGTCATAATGGCAACATGCTTCAATCTGAAATGTGAGATGTCTACTAATCTGTATTACTATGTAATCCTTATAAATCCTCTGATAACGAGAGACTTCTGTGCAGCCCGACCGTGTGCACAAATTTGTTCTTCGGTGAGTACCTAACTTAATTTGAGTTAATTCATTCTTTCACATGATTTTGCAATCTTTTGAAGTGGTTTCGACAAACATCGCCCGAACATGCTAAAAGGTTCATGGTTCATGAAACGACGTTGCTAATGGTAACGACGGGAAATAAACTGTCTGTGCAGTTTATTTGCATATATAATATGTGGCTTCTGTGCTTCACGATGTCGCTGGCACCGACTGACTGCGGAAAGAGAAATATCAAACTAATAGGAAGATAATGAAAATGCGTGTTGAAAGTAGTGCCTCACATGCAAATCACTCATCCAGCGAAGGAAGTTTTTCCGGTTGTGTTTGCGTTTGTCGGTTGGCATGTTTAGGAATAATAAATATGGGCCCGAAAACTGCAACTTAAGCGACTTGTGGCACCACATATGTACAATAGGATGGTTCGTTCAATTTTTTTACTGAATGGTCTTTTCTACTAACAtaaccgggaaagttgcggtctCCCCGATATTTCGGAATCAGCGATACAGTAATTCAGCGTATGTCATGGGAttagctttgagcatctcggctgatatgtgatattttaaataggaaactgTATTAGATTGTAAAAATTGCAAAAGGGTTCTATATACCTAACATTTGCATCATGTTCAATAGGTTATTCTTTGAAATAGTAGTGAGAAAAAATGAAACACAATTTTATGTACACCTTTTATTGAATATTATATTTCCAGTAATTACACACAACTATTCTAATCTATTtatatttgaatttccttggatttCTCCAAATTGTCACTACTTTAAAAATGCAATAGTTATATAATTCTTTTATACCCCTTTATTAATAAGAAATAGCATAAATTCAAACCCTTATATAGTATTGGCAATGTTCATTGTATCCATAATGTACTTTTCTTATCATTTCGTTTCATTCACCTAATTAACATCGTCAGTGTTGGAATGCTTGTCTGCACAATTACAACTAGGAAGGAATATGCTGaagatagttttatttttaaatgcatctgaaatatttttaaaatgataattAAATGTGCTATAATAGAATAAATTGTGCATCTATACCACGAGATTGAATAAAAAGTTTCAGTGGATCTTTATCGACTCAATCAACCTATAACTATATCAACAGCCGGAATGATAACAacattgtttcgtcatttttaTTTACCTAATTTCTACCACGATTATTCTTATCTGAGTGACAAACTGACTAATTCACTTGAGAATGTGAAATCGCTTTTAGTGGATTAAGCTGCCCTTCTAGCATCTAGAAACGGCAGTGATGACACCTGTATCCGGCCAAAGGTGGTCGGATGGTCTCCGTTTTCAATTTACAGCTCCGTCGTCATATGGCTGGTCAAAGCCTGAACCCTCTTGGCGTTGCAACTTTTGCAGTATATGTGGTCATCCAATGGGTAGCAACCGCGCCCTTCTGCCTCCGATGACAGCAGCAATCCACAATCCTCACACTTATAACAATTGATATGGAAGCTACGGTCCAAAGCCACCACACGAATTGTCTCATCCTGGCCTGGTTCTGGCATAATCGGATTACTGCAAACGCAACATCTTGGCGCGAACTTTTTGTGGAAGTCCTCAATACAATGAATTTGATTGGTTGCATCAACGGTAAAAGGAATACCGTCCAATGATTTGCCACAAACGATGCAAGTGAAGCATTGCGGATGATACGGTTTTCCTGTAGCTCTAAGAATTCGCTCCAGAATAGGTTTCAAACAGACAGAGCATTTTTCCAATGTATTCAAGTAGTCTTCCTCGCAGTAAGGATTGCCATCCAAAGCGTAGAAAGGCTTACCCTGAAGATTAATTTGGCATTGCTGGCAAGTGAAACATGCTATATGGTAAATTTGATCCATTGCTGTACAACCATTGTTTTCCCCAACAACGCGATCTCCGCATTTTACACATGTGCCGTAAGTGTCAGGATCAGATACATTATCCATCGATTGAACGAGTAAATCAGTGAGTGTATCCACTTCCGATTCTTTCTGTGGGTGATTACGATGATGCTGGTTAGAAGCACTAGTGATTAAGCTATCGTTCGGACTATTGATTCCACGAGAGTTTACGTACGGTGTGTACAGAGAATAGTTTGATCTTCCGGACATTTGGCTGGTGGGACGTGGATTGATGGGTTCATATATTGACTCATAAGTGGATCCTTGCGAGCCCATCCCATAGGTACCATATAGCGAGTGATGATGCATGTTATTGGCATAAATCTGATTGTTTTGAGAAATGTTACTGTACGTTTGACCACCGGCACCAGGACCAACCATGTTATAGGTAGGCTGTGGCTGGCGACTCATCGGAGGCAAATCAGTCGCTCTTCTCAATTCACTATACGAAGAACTTACCGGACTCGGTGGAGGTGGGAATTCGTCATCGTTATCTTCCAATGTTAATTCATTCAATGTTAATGGCGCTTGCACGTCTTGAACAGGTGGAGGAGGAAGTTCATCCGAAATCTGTCTCTGTGTAAATGGTTTAGTTCCATTATTATGGACGATGTTGCTGTAAATCAATCCGTCACCATTCTTCTGACCGCCGGAGATATTGGCATATGTTACATCTCCTTCGTAAAATCGTGTAGCAGTATTTTCATACACTGCTCCGTCTGCCTGGCCTCTTTGCGTTTTGGCATTCATCATTCGCTTGTGGTGCTCCAGTGCTTCTTTCTGCTGCTGAAGTTCAACTGCGTTGTCCAAAGTTATTTTTCTAGCCACCATTTTCCCAATCCCACCAGTGCCAAAGTTGGTGTTAGTATAAGGATGTTCTTCTACGCCCCCATGCCCTGCTTGTCCCTGCAGCAATGTAGAATAAGATGGTTCACAATACTGCTTAACATGAGAACTTTTCGGAACTTGTGGCGGAACAGTGGACGGAGCTGGTTTTTTAGACGGTTTTGGTGGTACTGCTGGCCCTTTCTTACCCATCATTACCATTCCGGGTACAATTACACCATTTGGTCCACTATCAGGAAGAGGACGAAACTGGTCATCTAGTTGTGAGTCCGCCTTGTTTTGTCCTTGAGCTTGTTGCTGTTTTTGAGGATCACTCACTGACCTCATAGAAAGATGTGCCAGCTGCGAATTGATGTTTTCCATGACAACAATACTCAGATGGCTGAATCACTAAACTTATCGATAAAATCAGAATGATTCACACTTTTCACAGGAACTAGGTGAGCGAAAAAATGTGTATAAAGCActtttgatacttttttttgCAATGGGTGCTGCCGTGTTCTTTgcaaatttttcttttattgTCTGCAGAAATGACATCATACTGACATTTTATAAACAAGAAGCTGACGATGTTGAAAAGGGCGTTGACGAGGGGTAGGACTGCTAGCATACGTAGATGCTATAAAATTAAACATCGATGCGTTTAGGGTGATTCGAAGCTTGGTTCGAGCATGCGAACAAAATATTGCGAGAGAGGATAGAAAAAATCGAATCGAGGTCCGACTTTCGATCCGAGAAGATCCAAGAACGACgaaaacgtcaaatcacttgatgTAGATGgaaattggtttattttttcgaaGTGAATGTTTATTATAGTACACGGAGAAAAGTGAAAAGCCAATTCggcgttgaacttaatctagaattaaaaaaacacctaccgtgcggcatcgaaatccgtacacttaagcaccttagtatataaaaaagtcattagaaaataggaattgaatgtaaataaaacgtttatcATTGACACTGGAGCATAAAgacttctacttttgaagtgtttcacatttactcattaaaaactacgaaaaatatgataaaataatgaataaaatcaactactcctgattcgaaatccgtccaccgtggacggatttctaATCAatggatcaaaatccgtacagctattttttacctaaatatttacattgaagcagtctgattgactaaactaccactgtaaatagttcgatacgcaccttgagaagcgatctaTTCGATTCGTATTCCGCTTaccttatgtaatgattcgcaattagcaattaaaacacagctACTTTTGATGCAATtgtgctctacccgaaaacaaaatggcggcaaaaactccgcgtttggtgggtggcgatttgtttttgatttttgttgttttaatttcaaagtcttctttccatttctatgccctaaaagcttactgtcaagaaTCTGAACAAGATAAGAtgaattatttctacattaattacctttaaccccctttaatttattgatatctaatgaggtggacggatttcggtgctgtacggattccGGTCCCACACGgtaaataaagatttaaaaaaaaaaaaaaagccaaTTAACTTATTACTTATTCATTCTCAAACTTTTCCAGGTTTTAATGTTTCAAATGCGCACAAATCTAGCTTTCCCAAAGATTTTTCGAACTATAAACTTTCAACTGCTTATCGAGTAATCATGTTTATTCTCAAATAGATTTCACATTGAAAAATGGCACATATTAACCGCACAATTCGGTTTTTAAAGAGTGCATAAAAACAGAAGGGTTATACACAAGACACGACCCAGGCGAAGGCGAAACTATACGTTActacactcacaaaaaactcctcattatattcatgagttcacacatggatttttgcaatgggggtagcgaaatggattccatattttcgacacatatattccatgcacccacatgcattgcatgagtgttTACACATAATATCCATGCgggtcatagtatccatgtgtgaatttgtatgcaattaagtaagtgtcgacgcatgatatgcatatttcaaaatacatggatttttgccgtataaagtatgtgtcgattttcctgagtgtattgtcggcgtagcaccaacttagaattcggaagtccggacttccgaaccgaactttcttccgaagttttatcaatcaaactaattgatgcgttgtttagcgcatctctAGGGGAAtctagcgcactacttccgaagttgggaaagttgcctgtatctggagaaaaatccaacttcggtataaaaagcgttataaGTTTaatccggatagacaatacatTTGATGGATCTTTGATGATTcacggagaaaaaaaaatggtaaaaatctgggtgctgcggatagagccgcttttctgctctcaagccaGTAAAGGAATATTTTGAATTCACTCCAATAAGCAAAATTagtttgcagttacttggctgtcaaacatttcctgCTCTTCGAATTTCGCTTTCCTTGCTGTATGAGGaacacaaatgcgcgagactctacatgactttaccatgaattacatacattcctgctctaATCAgttgctgaatctcgtgaaatttcgtaacgagtgcttttagttgcattcctactgattttccactcgaaatataatgtgaaaatatttgttacaaagaatacaaaactctaactaagtttatttttattctttccccaaataataacaatacttctcaatataagatctaaaaTGAACATAAcaacaatcttcaatgtttggctccggcacaatagaaaattttggcttcagtttgacaaccaaatcgattttatccgcaccacccaggtaaaaataaataaacaaattttagtgtatttcaaccaaaattctacacacttaaaataaatcgcagatttatgtgaaatttcaccgaaatctcaacagcagaactgttcggtgaataattttacagattttcggtggttttgacagttgaacaaaggaaaaatcgcagaaaatttggtgaaataattaccgaacagttctgctgttgagatttcggtgaactGAAATGTGAGTGATGAAATAGTTCAGATTTCAGTCCATTCTGCCTCCCCATCGTTTCTGCAAAATCCGTCAGCATTCCGGATCTATTCTATAGATCCTCTCCCTCGAATGAGCTTTGGCATTCAAGCTTCTTCCGATTCAAGGACCAAAAGTAAAATAAGTAGACAATGGAGTTTGTTGTAATTGTTGATTGCAATTTATTGTCATACTCACTGTACACGACATCTTATTATCCCTTTCCCTAAGAACGCAATCCATCGATGCGATAATTGAAAACTCTTGCTGAACTTGACGCcaataaaacaaaaatccacGCGAATAAAACCTatataaacaaaaatgtttgaacCAAAGTTCGTAACTGAACAACTTTAAATAATAatcaaagtcgagtcaagtacgagacactgaagacgaccttactgttgaggtcgaaatacgtatctgtcaaggtacaattaagtgatggaattaaatgggattgtacaaactcgtcttatgacaagtgaagacattccactaaaaagctcaaaataattttcttaataaaatgccattttatgttgatacgaatgatttgatgtgtatgggatgactctcatggtgttggtgggcttcctgtagatttcgaagtctaatgttgcatttgttcccttgataaccagtagatccaagaaaggtaattcaacttctttttcctcctcgtgggtgaatttgatgcttgatttgatgtctttatgcacgttgtttatcgcttccaaaatcctgggtatatctttccggttgataatgctgaaaatgtcgtccacgtatctccaccatttctcgggtagtactccttgttcctctaggttgtcctccaaattcgccatgaataattcgcacaaaaacggtgatagcggatttcccataggtgcacccttcgtttgtttgtagaagcttccacggaatgtaaagtagttctcattcatgcataatcttgcaagcttgagatacatctttacttttcctcgccatgctgtatccgtccgttgtgctagtagccaatcctccaaaaggttcagagcatccttcactggaacgcttgagaacaatgccgctacgtcgaatgataccatgatgtcctcttctccgatgtttcctgattccaattTCCTCTTGGGGAACTCCTGGGTGcttacaactgatctgctggggaatggcttcggcatactctactagcctcacacctcgggaatttggttcgcggaatTTCCCCATGGGAATACTCATTTAATGTTTAAAAATCACCCACCTTTGGAATCAATATGAAGCTGTCATAAAGGTGGGTGATTTCAAAATTCGTTAGATGGGTGAAAAAGGCCCATTTTAAAACAGTTCCATTAAGTCCACACAGTGGGTGTTTTTCACCGGTTTATGGGTGAAAAAACAGTTAGTAGTTTTCGTGTGAAACTGGATGGCGTCTTCAGAAAAGCCAATGCTTTGCCCGTACTTAtctaaataaaattaataaggtGCATACAAATAAGGGACACATCCGGCGGACAGCAAACGTATGTAAAATTTCAGCATTTTCTAAGTAGAAACATTTATTAGAGTATTAAAACATGGTAAAGAAACCATTCCAAAACGGATCCGGCCACTaatcaaatttttctttttgccATTTCCAGTTCACTTCGATAAAACTTCGcagttattcaaaaaatatatacaCTGTCGGATAATGACGGAATTTGGATGCTTGGATTGTGACCAAAATGACCCGGAGGTTAAGCAACCTGATGGTTGCTGGAACACGTTGGACTTTCGTGctgattaaataatttgatgcctttttattatatttagtaATCTTAAGTTAGTGTAATCTATAAAATTGAAAGAGGAATAAATAATACATTAATATCATGTTGCACGTtctattgttttaaatttttcaattcgtTAAAATAATCAGTGCTGAATCTGTTTGGCTGCAGATGGGTGTTTTTCACccatctgaagaaattttttgcTGCGAGAAGGTGAGTGAAAAATACACATCTATCTTGACGTACAAGTCTTCTTCTCATTTATGAGTAAAGGCACTTTACCCATGTTGTGGGTTAGTCCACTTATCTCGAAGGTGGGTGAAAAAACACCCACTTCTGGGTATTCCTATTTCTCCGtgcatgtatttttgcatatgcgatgttttcgggatttgggcacggaaaatcaaaatcccggcctcATTTAAAATTGAGATTGCTGACAGCTCACATTGGCTGGCCCAGCTGATTCCAAACTCgatgaaaataataacaaatagcCGTCAGAACAGTTAACCCAGATGGTGCAATTGCTCACGAACCTGCATTTCCAGTCACAGGGCTTCAAATTTGATGAATTTCACCAGGTGGGATGACTGAGTTGAAgtttgtttgttgttgttttcatCGAGTTCTGCGGAAGAACCCCAATGATAataaaatggttacctgttttTCCGTAATTTTCACACTGGGCTTAGCAACCTCTATGCACGGGGActaaaatccggcggaaatttttcccgaggtgtaaaggctacattacacctcgggaaaattttccgccggatttaagtccccgtgcattttaaatggggtcgggattttgattttccgtgcccaaatcccgaaaacatcgcatatgtaaaaacacatggggaaaaattccgcggaccaaattcccgaggtgtaaggtggccttAAAGGCCACCATACTAACGAGCctggattaaaaacaaagagacgcaatactcctacctttaacaaccttgtgctcgattggaacaaccgatttgacagcaaatgcgctgttccaattttgacacttcatctctttgttatgagtgcagcctctttacACCATACCTTTTGATACCCACCTACCTTTTGATCAagagaggaacaaggagtactacccgagaaatgttggagatacgtggacgacactTTCAGCATTAtaaaccggaaagatctacccagggttttggaagcgataaataacgtgcataaagacatcaaattcacccacgaggaggaaaaagaagttgaattacctttcttggatctactggttatcaagggaacaaatgcaacattagacttcgagatctacacacgcaaaaaaatattgcagtcgaaactaccattccgagggttattttaagaatacgcaccgacgaatttcagcagataacaaacccgtttgattttaccatgtgCGCAGTGAACATCAACTGTGGTCCATGtggaatgttgtcacatgaactgaaacagtggtgattttctcaggaaccatggtaaaatttactaaaatttcatggttgttttaaaaacagagcgtagtctacaaagtagtagtttttaccacggaatttttttcagtgCAGGAATATTAAGGTAGCCTTATCCAGAgtgtatatatgtatatatatgtaactaagagtggcgacactgtcagaattggaacaaaattcatctgtcattcccaaacaaaatcgtgttccaaacgagcaggagacctgtcgcCACTCCTAATCATTTACATACACTCTGGCCTTAACaacttggccaagttttgtgtatgggatcccactgatgaaactatctctcgcatctttgtacctggcttatgtatctttggtagtcctttgatccttggtaacacagggttcgtcattttaacccacacccaaaaaaatctgcacgttgtttccacctgaaaaagtacgtagattttttcacctgaaattcacgtaacttttacctatttttttaaaagaatttccattctacgtgaaaatcaggtaagttctacctgagttttggatagaattcaccggacacgtaagtttcacctgaattttctgaagcatttgcagctacgtgtgcacgtaaaatgtacccgaaaattcaggtggaaacaacgtttagattatttggagtgcaTACAAGCCCGAGCaagagcgacgacctcgataacagaaattggtatgatttagccttgcataagaggtaaaataccaaacaataataccaaaaacttatatgcagaatacttgaggcataccatgcttaggtatttcaataccaaacgaataataattggttatgcatttggtacagtcgggattcgctggttgggatcttaatacttgggtcactttttagttgggcctccgctggttgggccttggcccaactaaaaagcaaccataCTGTCGTAGCCAACAAATGCATCATCCGAATCGAATCATCTCGGATGTCAAAATCAACATGCGTGTTTACGCACCAAGaaacgaacactgaatgatccGAGTGACCCATTTTCTCATCAAAGCGCATTCATCTGATTGATATCTTCTCTCTCTTCCACCCACGACTATATACGCGTACCTCCTCTTTTCGATAGGTGCGTTTGCTCTTTCGTTCAATTTTTGAAGCATCCATTCAAGGTGGATACATATCAAGCTTCCGACAAACATACATCCTACCATTGTTGAAAACCTCGTGTCGCACTATTAGTAAGAATTATCAATAATGTTATTAATTCAGAACAATGTAATAGGGTGTTCATTTAATTATTCTAGTCTTGTTATATTTTCACAATATTCGCCCTCTCTACTCTCCGCCTTTTAATTGACAATATAGTTGTTTTATTAAATGTAATATCTCACTTGCTAAAGCTCATTAAT comes from Armigeres subalbatus isolate Guangzhou_Male chromosome 2, GZ_Asu_2, whole genome shotgun sequence and encodes:
- the LOC134218308 gene encoding lipoma-preferred partner homolog, with product MENINSQLAHLSMRSVSDPQKQQQAQGQNKADSQLDDQFRPLPDSGPNGVIVPGMVMMGKKGPAVPPKPSKKPAPSTVPPQVPKSSHVKQYCEPSYSTLLQGQAGHGGVEEHPYTNTNFGTGGIGKMVARKITLDNAVELQQQKEALEHHKRMMNAKTQRGQADGAVYENTATRFYEGDVTYANISGGQKNGDGLIYSNIVHNNGTKPFTQRQISDELPPPPVQDVQAPLTLNELTLEDNDDEFPPPPSPVSSSYSELRRATDLPPMSRQPQPTYNMVGPGAGGQTYSNISQNNQIYANNMHHHSLYGTYGMGSQGSTYESIYEPINPRPTSQMSGRSNYSLYTPYVNSRGINSPNDSLITSASNQHHRNHPQKESEVDTLTDLLVQSMDNVSDPDTYGTCVKCGDRVVGENNGCTAMDQIYHIACFTCQQCQINLQGKPFYALDGNPYCEEDYLNTLEKCSVCLKPILERILRATGKPYHPQCFTCIVCGKSLDGIPFTVDATNQIHCIEDFHKKFAPRCCVCSNPIMPEPGQDETIRVVALDRSFHINCYKCEDCGLLLSSEAEGRGCYPLDDHIYCKSCNAKRVQALTSHMTTEL